In one Myxococcus xanthus genomic region, the following are encoded:
- a CDS encoding NUDIX domain-containing protein, whose translation MPEYRNPKPTVDCIIELPGERIVLIRRANPPVGWALPGGFVDEGEPLDVAAVREVQEETGLHVKLSEQFFTYSDPRRDPRQHNISTVYIGSAEGEPQGADDAAEARAFRVDDLPKDLCFDHDTILSDYVTYKRTGQRRKL comes from the coding sequence ATGCCCGAATACCGCAACCCCAAGCCCACCGTGGACTGCATCATCGAGCTGCCCGGTGAACGCATCGTCCTCATCCGGCGTGCGAATCCGCCTGTCGGCTGGGCGCTACCGGGTGGCTTCGTGGATGAGGGCGAGCCGCTCGACGTCGCCGCCGTGCGCGAGGTGCAGGAAGAGACGGGACTTCACGTGAAGCTGTCGGAGCAGTTCTTCACGTACTCGGACCCCCGGCGGGATCCGCGGCAGCACAACATCTCCACCGTCTACATCGGCTCGGCCGAGGGCGAACCGCAGGGCGCCGACGACGCGGCCGAGGCCCGCGCCTTCCGCGTGGATGACCTGCCGAAGGACTTGTGCTTCGACCACGACACCATCCTGTCCGACTACGTCACGTACAAGCGGACCGGACAGCGGCGGAAGCTCTAG
- a CDS encoding PKD domain-containing protein, with the protein MPLIPRRPGSLVALLLLTVAVGPWASGCRRAVRPDLGQDRTVEAGVPVDLGSQREDATAVTWDFGDGSDAQTAPWVSHAFTRAGAYTVRALHEGAEVGRVQLTVVPRPVLRAVPSSARTVMWLPELRGHVEPLMDFYARLVGPENARRAVESSPLLPLLFADLENGTGSVVDPDEGFGFFLLPEFDGVVTLLGITEPEAALKAVADELERAGHGVMPQPDGSATVEPASGGPPMLLFEDRGYLYLAVPEGLEEPDEGESQQAQVLAIPDAEVARQAVRSLTGPGISEDVLLTELRGKVASGSVYLFSGLQPGVAPDEEGTQPIRGFAASLAVKPERMDLDGFLSSSTPLFQGARAPASALLKDAELGPIAAAQISVPPEELARLAFGAPGSERRERMVASWRREGLDVEALLKALRGDVVLRAYFDIPAFFRNFIRNKRPDIKGSIVFEAGLMESEPVRALVQKQLEDSVLRYTTQQEANGTLFRTRIREHPVELRITPERASLLAGELLQGRPRGDVGAELRERFGGEAFSSGHVSVMVDLGRLRADLRAAEKVPGVPNMLLGATKALSGALLDRITPLDSGFLDFSPVEGGGRLKGRLSLRAEQEASR; encoded by the coding sequence ATGCCGCTCATTCCGCGCCGCCCTGGGTCTCTTGTCGCGCTCCTCCTGTTGACGGTCGCCGTGGGCCCCTGGGCCTCCGGCTGCCGTCGCGCGGTGCGGCCGGACCTGGGGCAGGACCGGACGGTGGAAGCGGGCGTGCCGGTCGACCTCGGCTCGCAGCGCGAGGACGCCACCGCCGTCACCTGGGACTTCGGTGACGGCAGCGACGCCCAGACGGCGCCGTGGGTGTCTCACGCGTTCACTCGGGCAGGCGCCTATACCGTGCGCGCCCTGCACGAGGGCGCGGAGGTTGGCCGCGTCCAGTTGACGGTGGTGCCTCGGCCCGTGCTGCGCGCGGTGCCCTCCAGCGCGCGCACCGTCATGTGGCTGCCCGAGCTGCGCGGCCACGTGGAGCCGCTGATGGACTTCTACGCGCGGCTCGTGGGGCCGGAGAATGCGCGGCGGGCCGTGGAGTCATCTCCGCTGCTGCCGCTGCTCTTCGCGGACCTGGAGAACGGCACCGGCTCGGTCGTGGACCCCGACGAGGGCTTCGGCTTCTTCCTGCTCCCGGAGTTCGACGGCGTCGTGACGCTGCTGGGCATCACGGAGCCAGAGGCGGCCCTGAAGGCCGTTGCCGATGAGCTGGAGCGGGCGGGGCACGGCGTGATGCCGCAGCCGGACGGCTCCGCCACCGTGGAGCCCGCGTCAGGCGGGCCCCCGATGTTGCTCTTCGAGGACCGAGGCTACCTCTATCTCGCCGTACCGGAGGGGCTGGAGGAGCCCGACGAGGGCGAGTCTCAGCAGGCGCAGGTGCTGGCCATTCCCGACGCGGAAGTGGCCCGCCAGGCGGTGCGAAGCCTCACGGGGCCGGGCATCTCCGAGGACGTGCTCCTGACCGAGCTTCGAGGGAAGGTGGCGAGCGGCAGCGTGTATCTCTTCTCCGGGCTGCAGCCCGGAGTGGCGCCTGATGAAGAAGGCACCCAGCCGATTCGGGGCTTCGCCGCGTCGCTGGCGGTGAAGCCGGAGCGGATGGACCTGGATGGCTTCCTGTCCTCCTCGACACCGTTGTTCCAGGGCGCCCGCGCGCCCGCGTCGGCGTTGCTGAAAGACGCGGAACTGGGGCCCATCGCCGCGGCGCAGATTTCCGTGCCGCCCGAGGAGCTGGCTCGGCTGGCGTTCGGTGCGCCGGGCTCCGAGCGCCGCGAGCGCATGGTGGCGTCCTGGCGTCGTGAAGGACTGGATGTGGAGGCGTTGCTCAAGGCGCTGCGCGGCGACGTGGTGCTGCGCGCGTACTTCGACATCCCGGCCTTCTTCCGCAACTTCATCCGGAACAAGCGGCCCGACATCAAGGGCTCCATCGTATTCGAAGCGGGGCTGATGGAGTCGGAGCCCGTGCGGGCGCTCGTGCAGAAGCAACTGGAGGACTCCGTGCTGCGCTACACGACGCAGCAGGAGGCGAATGGCACGCTCTTCCGGACGCGGATTCGGGAGCATCCGGTGGAGCTGCGCATCACGCCCGAGCGCGCCAGCCTGCTGGCGGGGGAGCTGCTGCAGGGCCGTCCTCGCGGAGACGTGGGCGCCGAGCTGCGGGAGCGCTTCGGTGGTGAGGCCTTCAGCTCGGGCCATGTGTCGGTGATGGTGGACCTGGGCCGGCTGCGCGCGGACCTGCGCGCGGCGGAGAAGGTGCCCGGAGTGCCCAATATGCTGCTCGGGGCGACGAAGGCGCTTTCGGGGGCGCTGCTGGATCGGATTACGCCGCTGGACTCGGGCTTCCTCGACTTCAGCCCGGTGGAGGGCGGGGGCCGGCTCAAGGGACGCCTGTCCTTGCGCGCGGAGCAGGAGGCTTCGCGTTGA
- a CDS encoding MXAN_2562 family outer membrane beta-barrel protein has translation MSRASALGVVALLATLPAWGQDTVVVEEEVSLRSPRSGGIQFRLGGYKPLIDEESGLTGTPYEDYFGGESLLTFEVELQRYFYQGVGTAGVGFSAGYGEKYGTAKLASGADAAERTALRLIPLSLNAFYKFDYAAFEWGIPLVPYGKLGLIYTPWWILKGTGTEAVGGNRGSGGKWGWGATGGVAFLLDVLEPRFARDFDSDLGVNHSYIFAEYTYADVDNFGGPGLNLSNRRWMFGLALDY, from the coding sequence ATGAGTCGGGCATCGGCCCTGGGAGTCGTGGCGCTGCTCGCCACGCTGCCCGCCTGGGGGCAGGACACGGTAGTGGTGGAGGAGGAAGTCTCGCTGCGCTCGCCACGTTCGGGCGGCATTCAATTCCGCTTGGGTGGCTACAAGCCCCTCATCGACGAAGAGTCCGGCCTCACTGGCACGCCGTACGAGGACTACTTTGGCGGCGAGTCGCTGCTGACGTTCGAGGTGGAACTCCAGCGATACTTCTACCAGGGCGTGGGTACGGCGGGCGTGGGCTTCTCTGCGGGTTACGGCGAGAAGTACGGAACGGCGAAGCTGGCCTCCGGTGCGGACGCCGCGGAGCGTACTGCGCTGCGTCTGATTCCCCTGAGCCTCAACGCATTCTACAAGTTCGACTACGCCGCCTTCGAGTGGGGCATCCCGCTGGTGCCTTACGGCAAGCTGGGGCTCATCTACACGCCTTGGTGGATCCTCAAGGGCACGGGCACTGAGGCTGTGGGGGGCAACCGGGGTTCGGGCGGCAAGTGGGGCTGGGGCGCAACGGGTGGCGTGGCCTTCTTGCTGGACGTGTTGGAACCGCGCTTCGCGCGCGACTTCGACTCCGACCTGGGCGTCAACCACAGCTACATCTTCGCCGAGTACACCTATGCGGATGTGGACAACTTCGGCGGGCCGGGGCTGAACCTGTCGAACCGGCGCTGGATGTTCGGACTGGCGCTGGACTACTAA
- a CDS encoding M50 family metallopeptidase gives MHYALVLLALGGLLTLHELGHLVAARLLGVRVPRFVFGFGPPLVSFRLWGTQYVLAAVPLGATAHMQGMNPHRADVDEAAGFAARGPLLRILIILAGPLANYALALGVLFALYTSGTHVVVPLTVGTVQPGSEAARAQLLPGDRIVNVAGQPLRSWSEFVEKVGAAPGVPLELGVERGGDARSVVVRPRPDERGTGRIGVSQQYVYKAHGAGEALSHSFTHTVKVAEEGVALLKRMMQHGLESADAASPGALVRQESADAMSSGTDALLRTLVAASVVLALLTLLPVPGLDGGRVVLLLVEAASGRRIPPRVETVAQTVGFLGIAVAVILMATAEIRRALPARLGLEESQAHDAGAAQVDQPPAATAGSANGMVPSPAPSPATPGKVPGTTAAAPGTSPAGAAASAAAGANPTRAAAPTTANRTGPGGPTTMGSAGTPPSGADAGTQATTGTAEPAKPPATSPATPDGKAGQEAATAATHATTPGADAGAGSASTGAAAGAAPSTGPTPSEAPSAPTPHPSPPGAVAPPP, from the coding sequence ATGCATTACGCGCTCGTCCTGCTCGCCCTGGGAGGCCTGCTGACCCTCCACGAATTGGGGCACCTCGTCGCCGCGCGGTTGCTCGGCGTGCGGGTGCCCCGCTTCGTGTTTGGTTTCGGTCCACCGCTGGTGTCCTTCCGTCTGTGGGGGACACAGTACGTGCTGGCGGCGGTGCCACTGGGCGCCACGGCGCACATGCAGGGGATGAACCCGCACCGTGCGGACGTCGACGAGGCCGCGGGCTTCGCCGCGCGCGGGCCGCTGCTGCGCATCCTCATCATCCTGGCGGGGCCGCTGGCCAACTATGCGCTCGCGTTGGGTGTCCTGTTCGCGCTGTACACGTCGGGCACGCACGTGGTGGTGCCGCTGACCGTGGGGACGGTGCAGCCGGGCTCGGAGGCGGCGCGCGCACAACTGCTGCCGGGGGACCGCATCGTCAATGTCGCGGGACAGCCGCTGCGGAGCTGGTCGGAGTTCGTGGAGAAGGTGGGCGCGGCGCCGGGTGTCCCGCTGGAGTTGGGCGTGGAGCGCGGCGGCGATGCGCGCTCGGTGGTGGTGCGGCCCCGGCCGGATGAGCGCGGCACGGGCCGCATCGGGGTGAGCCAGCAGTACGTCTACAAGGCGCACGGCGCGGGTGAGGCGCTGAGCCATTCGTTCACGCACACCGTCAAGGTGGCCGAAGAAGGCGTGGCGCTGTTGAAGCGGATGATGCAGCACGGCCTGGAGAGCGCAGACGCGGCGAGCCCCGGAGCGCTGGTGCGACAGGAGTCCGCGGACGCGATGTCGTCCGGGACGGATGCCCTGCTGCGGACCTTGGTGGCCGCGTCGGTGGTGCTGGCGCTGTTGACGTTGCTACCCGTGCCTGGGCTGGATGGAGGCCGCGTGGTGCTGCTCCTGGTCGAGGCGGCGAGCGGCCGGCGGATTCCCCCTCGCGTGGAGACGGTGGCGCAGACGGTGGGGTTCCTGGGAATCGCCGTGGCCGTAATCTTGATGGCGACCGCGGAGATTCGGCGCGCGTTGCCGGCGCGGTTGGGCTTGGAGGAATCGCAGGCCCACGACGCGGGGGCCGCGCAGGTGGACCAGCCTCCGGCAGCGACGGCGGGTTCCGCGAATGGCATGGTCCCCTCCCCCGCTCCGTCACCGGCCACACCGGGGAAGGTGCCCGGCACGACAGCCGCCGCACCAGGAACGAGCCCTGCTGGGGCCGCAGCAAGCGCGGCGGCTGGGGCGAATCCCACGAGAGCCGCGGCCCCAACCACGGCGAATAGAACCGGCCCTGGTGGCCCCACCACCATGGGTTCCGCCGGGACGCCCCCGAGCGGAGCCGACGCGGGGACACAGGCAACAACCGGAACGGCCGAACCTGCCAAGCCCCCCGCAACGAGCCCAGCCACACCCGACGGCAAGGCCGGTCAGGAAGCGGCCACCGCTGCTACCCATGCAACAACTCCAGGAGCCGACGCAGGTGCAGGCTCGGCGTCCACCGGAGCGGCGGCAGGCGCCGCACCTTCGACAGGCCCGACACCGAGCGAAGCCCCCTCGGCGCCCACCCCCCATCCATCGCCCCCTGGTGCCGTGGCCCCTCCGCCCTGA
- the cml gene encoding CmlA/FloR family chloramphenicol efflux MFS transporter — MFLICADAIVPDFKSPSWNHAVPAALLLMAPFDLLASLAMDIYLPVVPAMPGILNTSPAIVQLTLSLYMAVLGLGQMVFGPVSDRIGRRRVLLTGALLFAVTSFLLAGASDAAMFVGLRLVQAMGASAALVATFATVRDVYAERPESATLYSLFSAMLAFVPALGPIAGALLMQRWGWRAIFITLGVLATAALLQALPRWHETRPAQGLQSRPAFRHILRSATFWTYTLGFSAAMGSFFVFFSTAPRVLIGQAGFSELGFSLAFATAALAMILTTRFAKRFVGSWGLAGSLTRGMGMLLLGAGLLTAGQLLATPSFWTFVAPMWLIAAGIVFSVSVTANGALQAFGDVAGTAVALYFCIQSLIVGVLGTLMVVLLDGDTAWPLVGYASLMAGVTLTALQRLQRRQRVLTKPAMAESPDAP, encoded by the coding sequence ATGTTCCTCATTTGTGCGGATGCAATCGTGCCTGACTTCAAATCCCCGTCGTGGAATCACGCTGTGCCAGCAGCGCTGTTGCTGATGGCGCCCTTCGACCTCCTGGCCTCACTGGCCATGGACATCTACCTGCCAGTCGTTCCGGCGATGCCCGGAATCCTCAACACCTCTCCCGCCATCGTCCAGCTCACCTTGAGCCTGTACATGGCGGTGCTTGGGCTCGGCCAGATGGTGTTTGGCCCGGTCTCCGACCGCATCGGCCGGCGCCGAGTGCTGCTGACAGGCGCCCTCCTGTTCGCGGTCACGTCCTTCCTGCTCGCGGGGGCCTCGGATGCCGCGATGTTCGTCGGCCTTCGGCTCGTCCAAGCCATGGGGGCATCCGCGGCCCTCGTCGCCACGTTCGCGACGGTCCGCGATGTCTACGCGGAGCGCCCCGAGAGCGCGACCCTCTACAGCCTGTTCAGCGCCATGCTGGCCTTCGTCCCCGCGCTCGGGCCCATCGCGGGGGCGCTGCTCATGCAGCGCTGGGGATGGCGAGCCATCTTCATCACACTCGGAGTCCTGGCCACGGCGGCGCTGCTCCAAGCCTTGCCGCGGTGGCACGAGACGCGCCCGGCGCAGGGCCTTCAGTCACGTCCCGCGTTCCGGCACATCCTGCGCAGCGCCACGTTCTGGACGTACACCCTGGGCTTCAGCGCGGCCATGGGCTCCTTCTTCGTGTTCTTCTCCACGGCGCCCCGGGTGCTCATCGGTCAGGCCGGCTTCTCCGAGCTCGGGTTCAGCCTGGCGTTCGCTACCGCCGCGCTCGCGATGATTCTGACGACCCGCTTCGCGAAGCGCTTCGTGGGGAGTTGGGGGCTGGCGGGTAGCCTCACGCGGGGCATGGGCATGTTGCTGCTCGGGGCGGGGCTCCTGACGGCCGGACAGCTCCTGGCAACGCCGTCGTTCTGGACGTTCGTCGCGCCGATGTGGCTCATCGCGGCCGGCATCGTGTTCTCCGTCTCCGTCACCGCGAATGGCGCACTCCAGGCCTTTGGCGATGTGGCGGGAACGGCGGTCGCGCTCTACTTCTGCATCCAGAGCCTCATCGTCGGCGTCCTCGGCACGCTGATGGTCGTCCTGCTGGACGGCGACACGGCGTGGCCCCTGGTGGGATACGCGTCCCTGATGGCAGGGGTGACGTTGACGGCGCTTCAGCGCCTCCAGCGCCGACAACGCGTCCTGACGAAACCCGCGATGGCGGAAAGCCCCGACGCCCCCTAG
- the acs gene encoding acetate--CoA ligase, producing MAASKHEIHSVLTEARVFPPPEAFARRAHIRSMEQYQQLWDEAAKDPDKYWGDRAREELYWKAPFQTVLDWKPPHARWFVEGKTNLAYNCLDRHLATRKDKPAILFEGEPGDRRSLTYGELSTEVNKLANALKSLGVRKGDRVGIYLPMVPEAAVAMLACARIGAVHSVVFGGFSAEALHERMNDAGAKVLLTADGGWRKGAVVPLLKNVEAALPHMPTMEKVVVLRRTGSTLALSGPKLVAWDTLVSGQSAECEPEWVESEHPLFILYTSGSTGKPKGVLHTTGGYAVNTSLTTRWVFDLREDDVYWCTADVGWVTGHSYVVYGPLMNGVTTILYEGAPTQPGPDRFWDIIERYKATILYTAPTAIRAFMRLGEEPVRKHDLSSLRLLGSVGEPINPEAWMWYRDVIGGGRCPVVDTWWQTETGCIMVSPLPGATPTKPGSATLPLPGIHAEILDREGNTVPRGQGGLLFVTRPWPSMLRTVYGDPDRYVRTYFNELPGMYFTGDGARTDAEGYIWLMGRVDDVVNVAGHRLGTAEVESALVAHETVAEAAVVGRPDDLKGTALVAFVTLKQGHTPSDALKKTLAAHVGREIGAIARPDEIRFAEALPKTRSGKIMRRLLRDVAAGNQASGDTTTLEDLNVLAALRQNDD from the coding sequence ATGGCGGCTTCGAAGCATGAGATTCACTCGGTCCTGACAGAAGCACGCGTCTTTCCGCCGCCAGAGGCGTTCGCCCGGCGCGCGCACATCCGGAGCATGGAGCAGTACCAGCAGCTCTGGGACGAAGCCGCGAAGGACCCTGACAAGTATTGGGGCGACCGCGCCCGCGAGGAGCTGTACTGGAAGGCGCCCTTCCAGACGGTGCTCGACTGGAAGCCGCCGCACGCGCGGTGGTTCGTCGAGGGCAAGACGAACCTAGCCTACAACTGTCTGGACCGGCACCTGGCCACCCGCAAGGACAAGCCCGCCATCCTCTTCGAGGGGGAGCCCGGCGACCGCCGCAGCCTCACGTACGGCGAGCTGTCCACCGAGGTGAACAAGCTGGCCAACGCGCTCAAGTCGCTGGGCGTTCGGAAGGGTGACCGGGTGGGAATCTACCTGCCCATGGTGCCCGAGGCCGCGGTGGCCATGCTGGCGTGCGCTCGCATTGGCGCGGTGCACTCGGTGGTGTTCGGCGGCTTCTCCGCGGAGGCGCTCCACGAGCGCATGAACGACGCGGGCGCGAAGGTGCTGCTCACCGCGGACGGCGGTTGGCGCAAGGGCGCGGTGGTGCCGCTCCTGAAGAACGTGGAGGCGGCGCTGCCGCACATGCCCACCATGGAGAAGGTGGTGGTGCTCCGCCGCACGGGCAGCACGCTGGCGCTGTCCGGGCCCAAGCTGGTGGCGTGGGACACGCTGGTGAGCGGGCAGTCCGCGGAATGTGAACCGGAGTGGGTGGAGAGCGAGCACCCGCTGTTCATCCTCTACACGTCGGGCTCCACTGGAAAGCCCAAGGGCGTGCTGCACACCACGGGCGGCTACGCGGTGAATACGTCGCTCACCACGCGCTGGGTGTTCGACCTGCGCGAAGACGACGTCTACTGGTGCACCGCCGACGTGGGCTGGGTGACGGGCCACTCCTACGTCGTCTACGGCCCGTTGATGAACGGCGTCACCACCATCCTCTACGAAGGCGCGCCCACCCAGCCGGGGCCGGACCGCTTCTGGGACATCATCGAGCGGTACAAGGCCACCATCCTCTACACCGCGCCCACCGCCATCCGCGCCTTCATGCGGCTGGGCGAGGAGCCCGTGCGCAAGCACGACTTGTCCTCGCTGCGTCTGTTGGGCAGCGTGGGCGAGCCCATCAACCCCGAGGCGTGGATGTGGTACCGCGACGTCATCGGCGGGGGGCGCTGCCCCGTGGTGGACACGTGGTGGCAGACAGAGACGGGCTGCATCATGGTGTCGCCGCTCCCGGGCGCCACGCCGACGAAGCCCGGCTCGGCCACGCTGCCGCTGCCCGGCATCCACGCGGAGATTCTGGACCGCGAGGGCAACACGGTTCCGCGAGGGCAGGGCGGACTGCTCTTCGTCACGCGTCCCTGGCCCTCCATGTTGCGCACGGTGTACGGCGACCCGGACCGCTACGTGCGCACGTACTTCAACGAGCTGCCCGGCATGTACTTCACCGGCGACGGCGCGCGCACGGATGCGGAGGGGTACATCTGGCTGATGGGCCGCGTGGATGACGTGGTCAACGTCGCCGGCCACCGTCTGGGCACCGCGGAGGTGGAGAGCGCGCTGGTGGCGCATGAAACCGTCGCGGAGGCCGCCGTGGTGGGCCGTCCGGACGACTTGAAGGGCACCGCGCTGGTGGCCTTCGTCACCCTGAAGCAGGGCCACACGCCGTCCGACGCGCTGAAGAAGACGCTGGCCGCCCACGTGGGCCGCGAGATTGGCGCCATCGCCCGCCCGGATGAAATCCGCTTCGCGGAGGCGCTGCCGAAGACGCGCTCGGGGAAGATCATGCGCCGGCTGCTGCGCGACGTGGCCGCGGGCAATCAGGCCTCCGGGGACACCACCACCCTGGAGGACCTCAACGTCCTGGCCGCGCTGAGGCAGAACGACGACTGA
- a CDS encoding MXAN_2561 family MXYO-CTERM-anchored protein, producing MRLTLVGLLLFASTALGQTVTFSASAEILQNDQIVVSQENCGLDRTVNWTRVAGNCDVLHLWLSNESSCTGTPGAGDLSLADIPVNDTRLTGTVTFNASDALVADGAKCESQTSTKTFRLCATTKRLGTLGGCDDSFVSVGTPSISFIYDPEPPAVPETPSVTGLDAALSVSVKVPSDAVSMEVQVLQSVPGEDGGVGAGEVISKKRQVSSNAVFRMDQGLENGVEYAVQAIAIDRAGNQSEPSPAATGTPVASNGFYQGYLGAGGAETGGCAAAGGGITGCAMLASLGVWLSSRRKRS from the coding sequence ATGCGCCTCACTCTCGTTGGCCTCTTGCTCTTCGCGTCGACTGCCCTGGGGCAGACCGTGACGTTTTCAGCCTCGGCCGAAATCCTCCAGAACGATCAGATTGTCGTCTCCCAGGAGAACTGCGGCTTGGACCGCACGGTCAACTGGACGCGTGTCGCCGGCAATTGCGACGTGCTCCACCTCTGGCTCTCGAACGAATCGAGTTGCACGGGGACGCCAGGGGCGGGCGACCTGTCTCTCGCTGATATCCCGGTAAATGATACTCGGCTGACGGGGACGGTGACCTTCAACGCGTCCGACGCGCTGGTGGCGGACGGCGCCAAGTGCGAGTCACAGACGTCAACCAAGACGTTCCGGCTCTGCGCCACGACCAAGCGGCTGGGGACTTTGGGCGGTTGCGACGACTCGTTCGTTTCGGTTGGGACGCCCTCCATCAGCTTCATCTATGACCCGGAGCCCCCTGCGGTGCCGGAGACCCCGAGCGTCACGGGGCTGGACGCCGCGCTGAGTGTCTCTGTCAAGGTGCCGAGCGATGCGGTGTCCATGGAAGTGCAGGTCCTTCAGTCCGTTCCGGGCGAGGACGGTGGTGTGGGCGCGGGTGAAGTGATTTCGAAGAAGCGGCAGGTTTCGTCGAACGCGGTCTTCCGCATGGATCAAGGGCTCGAGAACGGCGTCGAGTATGCCGTCCAGGCGATTGCCATCGACAGGGCGGGGAACCAAAGCGAACCTTCGCCCGCGGCGACAGGGACGCCTGTTGCGAGCAACGGCTTCTACCAAGGGTACCTCGGAGCCGGCGGCGCGGAGACAGGTGGCTGCGCCGCGGCGGGTGGTGGCATCACGGGATGCGCGATGCTGGCGTCCCTCGGAGTCTGGCTGTCGTCGAGGAGGAAGCGGTCATGA
- a CDS encoding aminotransferase class I/II-fold pyridoxal phosphate-dependent enzyme codes for MDFRAQLDSPLFTHFISHYAQPTGPDLLGRTEPFFEWQESRRQAGLWPYSRSLEAAPKAECGVRSETGAVRQGLNFGSQDYLSLSTHPAVVEAAQRAIQDYGLHSAGSAMLGGNTTPSLMLEKALAEHLQTPHVALFSTGWGAGFGVIAGLVRPDDHVVLDALSHACLQQGAAAATTNVSRVPHLNNRAMRRKLQEIRARDTQNAVLVVTEGLFSMDSDVPRIEELQSICREYGATLLVDVAHDLGAMGPRGTGSLGVQGLLGKVDLVVGAFSKTFASNGGFVATRSPAVRQFIRIMGGPHIFSNALLPMQAAVVLESLRIVRSEEGDALRAKARENILALRGAFEARGVTCLGEPSNVVPVQVGDAKVARLASKKVFDRDIFANLVEYPAVRLRETRFRMQVMASHTLEQVQRAADGVCDAIEEARAELEVRPAATRASRRDEQRPQVEL; via the coding sequence ATGGATTTCCGAGCTCAACTCGACTCGCCGCTCTTCACCCACTTCATCTCCCATTACGCGCAGCCGACGGGACCTGACCTGCTGGGTCGGACGGAACCCTTCTTCGAGTGGCAGGAGTCGCGGCGGCAGGCGGGCCTGTGGCCGTACTCGCGAAGCCTGGAGGCGGCACCGAAGGCGGAGTGTGGTGTCCGCAGTGAGACGGGGGCGGTGCGCCAGGGGCTGAACTTCGGTTCGCAGGATTACTTGTCGCTGTCCACGCACCCGGCGGTGGTGGAGGCGGCCCAGCGGGCCATCCAGGACTACGGGTTGCACAGCGCGGGCTCGGCGATGCTGGGGGGCAATACGACGCCGTCGCTGATGCTGGAGAAGGCGCTCGCGGAGCACCTGCAGACGCCGCACGTGGCGTTGTTCTCCACCGGCTGGGGCGCGGGCTTCGGCGTCATCGCTGGGCTGGTGCGTCCCGATGACCACGTGGTGCTCGACGCGCTGTCGCACGCGTGCCTCCAGCAGGGCGCCGCCGCCGCGACGACGAACGTGAGCCGCGTGCCGCACCTCAACAACCGCGCCATGCGGCGCAAGCTTCAGGAGATTCGCGCCCGCGACACGCAGAACGCGGTGCTCGTCGTCACCGAGGGCCTGTTCTCCATGGACTCGGACGTGCCGCGGATCGAAGAGCTCCAGTCCATCTGCCGTGAGTACGGCGCGACGCTGCTGGTGGACGTGGCCCATGACCTGGGCGCGATGGGGCCCCGGGGGACGGGCAGCCTGGGCGTGCAGGGCCTGCTGGGGAAGGTGGACCTGGTGGTGGGCGCCTTCTCCAAGACGTTCGCGAGCAATGGCGGCTTCGTGGCCACGCGCTCGCCGGCGGTGCGCCAGTTCATCCGCATCATGGGCGGGCCCCACATCTTCTCCAACGCGCTGCTGCCCATGCAGGCGGCGGTGGTGCTGGAGTCGCTGCGCATCGTCCGCTCGGAAGAGGGCGACGCGCTGCGCGCGAAGGCGCGGGAGAACATCCTGGCGCTGCGCGGAGCCTTCGAGGCGCGGGGCGTGACGTGCCTGGGCGAGCCGTCCAACGTCGTCCCCGTGCAGGTGGGCGACGCGAAGGTGGCGCGGCTGGCCTCGAAGAAGGTGTTCGACCGCGACATCTTCGCCAACCTGGTGGAGTACCCGGCCGTTCGCTTGCGCGAGACGCGCTTCCGCATGCAGGTGATGGCGTCCCACACGCTGGAGCAGGTCCAGCGGGCCGCCGACGGGGTGTGCGACGCCATCGAGGAGGCCCGCGCCGAGCTGGAGGTTCGTCCGGCCGCGACGCGCGCGTCCCGCCGCGACGAGCAGCGTCCGCAGGTGG
- the moaD gene encoding molybdopterin converting factor subunit 1, with amino-acid sequence MADARNVRITVLYFAAARERTGQVREALDLPEGSHVRDVLRLLSAKYAALAPLLPHLRVAVDQEFVGPDAPVRDGAEMALIPPVAGGAPGKFLVVDRPLRLEEVVEAVRGESYGGLVTFSGSVRNQTKGRRVLRLEYEAYAPMAEKKLAEIGAEAAERFPGVRVSIIHRVGTLVPGELAVVIAAASPHRKEAFGGCEYAIERLKQDVPIWKKEFFEDGEVWVGLGP; translated from the coding sequence ATGGCGGACGCCAGGAACGTGCGCATCACCGTCCTCTATTTCGCCGCGGCTCGCGAGCGCACCGGGCAGGTGCGTGAGGCCCTGGACTTGCCCGAGGGCTCGCATGTTCGGGACGTGTTGCGGCTGCTGAGCGCGAAGTACGCGGCGCTGGCGCCACTCCTGCCGCACCTTCGTGTGGCCGTGGACCAGGAGTTCGTCGGTCCGGATGCCCCGGTGCGGGATGGGGCGGAGATGGCGCTGATTCCCCCCGTGGCGGGAGGCGCACCTGGGAAGTTCCTGGTGGTGGACCGCCCCCTGCGGCTGGAGGAGGTGGTGGAGGCTGTCAGGGGGGAGTCATACGGCGGGCTGGTGACGTTCAGCGGCTCCGTGCGCAACCAGACGAAGGGCCGCCGCGTGTTGCGCTTGGAGTACGAGGCCTACGCGCCCATGGCGGAGAAGAAGCTGGCGGAGATTGGCGCGGAGGCCGCGGAGCGGTTTCCCGGCGTGCGCGTGTCCATCATCCATCGCGTGGGAACGCTGGTGCCCGGCGAGCTGGCCGTCGTCATCGCCGCGGCGTCGCCGCATCGGAAGGAGGCGTTCGGTGGCTGCGAGTACGCCATCGAGCGGCTCAAGCAGGACGTCCCCATCTGGAAGAAGGAGTTCTTCGAGGATGGGGAGGTCTGGGTCGGCCTGGGGCCCTGA